From the Gemmatimonadota bacterium genome, the window CGGTATATCTGGTTTCCTTTCGTGTGAAAGTTATCAAACTGCATACTCTGATAAGTATACAGGCCAATGATCAGTACCGAACCGAAACCGAGAGCGAGTCCCAAGACGTTCAATGCCGAATAAACCCTGTTACGACTTATCCATCGTATTGAATGGGTCAGATGGGTGTAGAACATTGAAGGCCTCCTTGTTTATCGAGCGCTCAAGTTGCTTGAAACAAGATGTAGTTCCGGTCCACGACCTATTGAAAGCGAGCCGTTTTTTATGCCGCGGCTCCGTTCACGATGCGCCCGTCGAAGAGCCGGATGGTCCGGTGGGCGTGGTCGGCCAGGGCCTGGTCGTGGGTCACCATGATGATGGTCGTGCCCGCCTCGTTGAGGCCGCTCAGCAGTTCCATCACCTCCGCACCGTTGGCGGAGTCCAGGTTACCCGTCGGCTCGTCCGCCAGGATCAGCTTTGGGTTGCCGATGACCGCACGGGCCACGGCCACACGCTGCTGCTGGCCGCCGGAGAGCTGCTGCGGGAAGTGGTTCCGCCGGTGGAGTATCTGCATGTGCTCCATGGCCGCGTCCACGCGCTGCTTGCGCTCCTGCTTGGACGTGCCCAGGTAGATCAGCGGCAGCTCGATGTTTTCGTACACGGTGAGTTCGTCGATCAGGTTGAAGCTCTGGAAGACGAATCCGATGTTGTTCTTGCGCAGGTTGGCCCGCTGCCGCTCGGAGTGGCCGGCCACTTCCTCGCCAACAAAGTGGTACTCCCCACTCGATGGGTTGTCGAGGAGCCCGAGGATGTTGAGCAGGGTGGACTTGCCGCAGCCCGAAGGGCCCATGATCGCCACGAACTCGCCTTCGTTCACTGCCATGGTCACGTCGTTCAGCGCCGACGTCTCCACCTCTTCGGTGGTGTAGAGTTTCTTGAGATGTTGTGTCGTTATCATCACATGCCCCCTTTGCGGTTTATCGGTGTACGCCGCATGCGTACTAGTTCATTACCAGTCGTTCCATGTCGCCGAAGTTGTCATACATGGAGGTGATGACCCGCTCGCCCTCTTCAAGCCCTTCGAGCACCTCGAAGTACTGGCTGTTCTGCCGGCCGAGCCGGATCTGCCGCCGCACGGCGAACTCGCCCGTAGGATCCAGCACGTAGATCCAGCGCCCGCCCGTCTTCTGGTAGAAACCGCCCCGAGGCACCTGCATGGCGTCGGCCAGTTCGCCCAGGGCGACGCGCACCTGGAGCGTCTGTCCCCGGCGCAGTCCATCGGGCATCCCTCCGGGGAACTCCATGTCCGCCTCGAACTGGCCTTCGATCACCTCGGGATACACCCGCCGGATCACCAGTTCGTAGGTCCCGCCGGCGAAATCGAAGGAACCCGGCTGGCCGGTTCCGATGCGGGCGATGTAGTGCTCATCGATCGCCGTGCGTACCTTGAAGCTGCCCACCACGTCGATCTGTCCGAGCCTTTCGCCGCCCGCCTTCGACTCCCCCACCTCGGCCGCCAGAGAGGAAAGAAGCCCCGTGATCGGCGCGCGCAGCGTCAGGTTCTCCTCGTTCTGCTTCACCATGTCCAGGTTCAACTGCAAACGGCTAATCGATTCCTCCAGCTGCTGTATCTGCACCGCCTGAAAGAGCGAGTCCTGGCGCAGCGTCTCCAGGGTCACGGCCCGCTTGCGCGTATAGTATTCGAGATTGTCACTGGCCTCTTCGTACTCCTTCCGTGAGGCCAGATCCGCTTCCATTAACGCGGCCTGGCGAGCGTGTTCCCGCTCCGCCTGCCGGAGATTGTAATCCTGTTCCACCAACTGCGCCCGCATCTCCAGGCGCCGCTGCTCCATGGTCACTCGCGTCTGCCGCAGGGCGTTGGACTCGCGGAAAAGCTCAGCTTCCCGCTGCATGACGTTGAGCTGCAGGTTGGCGTTGGATAGCCGCAGGATCGGCGTGCCTTCCTCGACATGCGTGCCCTGCTCCACGTAGACCTCTTCCACGCGCCCGCCTTCGACCGCGTCCAGGTAGATCGTCGTAAGCGGCATCACCGCGCCCTGCTCGACGATGTACTCCAGAAAGGGGCCGTAGGTGACCGGGGCCGTGGTCAGCTTGCCGGCGTCGACATTTAATGCGGATGAGTCGATGGCCGAAAGCTCGTACGCCCCGAAGGCGAGGATCAGCACGGCCAGGCCGCCGAGCGCCATCCGACGCGGCGTAAAGCGCTTCTTCTCGATCCTGCGGTCCATCGTGCCCTCGTGTTCCCTACGGCTGTCTGACGAGAACATTTCCACGAGACCCTTCGGCTTCCCGCCGTCCTGCGTTGACTTGTCCATAATGTCCTCCTCATCCTGATTGCGCTTGTCGCCATGTGCTATCAGCATGGTACCCTGAACGCAGATTCGTTTCCATAGGGTGTTTCCCTACATTTTGAAGATTTATCCCCTGAGCACTTCAACCGGGTTCGTCTCTGCCGCTTTCACGGTCTGGAATCCCACGGTAAACCAGGTAATCAGCATCACGACGACGCCGGTTAAAACAAACGTCCATGGATTCGGTTCTACGCGATAGGCGAAGTCGCGCAGCCACACATCCGCCATATAGTAGATCAACGGTACGCCGACAACCCACGCGATGAGGACGTACAGGGTAAACTCCCGGTACAGGAGAATAACGACCTGGCCGACCGAGGCACCCAGGACTTTACGAACACCTACTTCCTTGATGCGGCTCTGGACCATGAAGGCGGACAGGCCCAGGAGCCCCAGGCAGGCGATCAAGATGGAAACCAGGGTACCGGCTGTGAAGATCGTTCCAAGCAAACGGTCTCCCCTATATTGATCTTCCATCAGATTACTTAAGAACAAGTGCTCCATCTCGGGTTGATCGGGGTAGATCTCCCGCCACTGATCCTTCAGAATACCGAGGGCGCCGGCCACATTTTGAGCCCGGAGTTTGATGACAATATGTGCGGCTTGACCGCGCTGATCAGGCGGACCGATCCAAATGGGCTCTGTCGCGTGATGAAACGATCGGGTGTGAAAATCCCTTATGACTCCGATCACCGTCAGTTCCTGTGAATATGGACTGATGAGCGACTTGCCTACCGAATCGTTCCAACCGAGGGCACGGACCGCAGTCTCGTTGATCACGCACGCATTGGCGTCAGTTGACCTGTCTCGGGAAAAATACCGACCCTGAACTACTTCAAAGCCCATTGCCTTATGAAGATCGTATCCGCCGTGGATCATCTGGAAATGAGTCAGTTGGTCTTCAGGTACGTCCGGCGGCCTTACCCCTCCGGTAGGGAGCGATTCCGGCAGATGCGCGAATTGGCTCACCGCCAGAACGTCGGGATAACTCAGAGCGTTCGCTTTGAAAACGTCGTACTTCTGCATGGCGTCTTCTCCTCGAGGCAGCGCGACAACGACGACGCCTTCCGCATCGAATCCCGGATCCTTATTTTGCATGAATACGATCTGATCGGAGATCACACCGATACCGGAAATCATGATGATCGCGATAGAGAATTGAAATACCACGAGTACCCTGCGAGAGATCAACCTGGCAGTTCCGGTCTTCATCGGTCCCCGCAGCAAGTCCGTCGGTCTAAAGGACGAAAGGACGAACGCGGGATAGATCCCTGCCAACATCCCGGTGAGCAAGACCATCCCTGTCAGCATCAAAGCCAGTTCCAACGATAAAACCATTGTGATTCCCGTACCGAACAATTCATTGAAAGTGGGTACAAGCACGTGGAGCAGCGCGACGGCCAGCGCCAGGGCGAACAAACTCAACAATACGGTTTCTCCGATGAATTGAAACACGACATGGATTCGGCGGCTGCCGAGGATTTTGCGCATGCTCACTTCCCGTGCACGGCGCGCCGCCCTGGCCGTGGTCAGGTTGATGAAATTGATACAGGCGATGACCAGGATGAATGCCGCCACCGAGACCGCGATATAGATGAATCGTATATCCCCGCCTTCGGAGTTAACCAGACCCGAACTCCATTGAACGTCGCGGCAGTATAGATGAATATCTTCAATTGGCCGAAGTACCGGATTTACTCTGATTCCAGATGAACGCAGCCGGTCTCCAAGGTACTTTTCTATGAATAGGGGCAATTGAGCTTCCAGGTCCCGGACGGGATAACCCTCTCTTAACAGGAGGAATGTACGGACTTCGCTGTTAAGGCCCTTTCTTTGGAAGGTCTCCGGTCCACCCCAGCCTAACGAAGTCCATGTGGCGTAAGAGGTCAGATAGTCGAATCGCACATGCGAATTCAACGGAACGTCGCTCATGACGCCTGTTACCGTCACGGAGTAAAAACCGGGTATGTTCATCGAAAGGCCAATCGGGTCTGTCCCGCCGAAATGTTCCTTGGCAAAGGACTCCGATACGACCGCGGTGAAAGGGGCAGCCAAAGCCGTGCGGGGATTTCCTCTGACCAACGGGAAAGTGAAGATCTCGAACAGGGTAGAATCGGCGTAGACAACCGCTTCCCCATAAAAAGCCTTATCGCCGTGTTGTATGGTATGGCGGCCCATCGCTAGTTTCACCCTGGCCATGGCCTCAATGCCCGGATAATCGTTGAGCAGGGCAGGACCCCATGGTGCGGGACTGATGGCGACTTTCCGTGCGATGCCCGACATTTCGGAATGATTCTCGAGCCGGTAGATGCGATCCTTCTTTTCATGATATCCGTCGTAGCTGAACTCGTATTGAACGTATAGAAGCATGAGGACACAACCCGCCAGTCCAATAGCGAGACCGATCACGTTGATTACGGAATACCCTTTGTACTTTAAAATGTTCCTTACCGCGGTCGTGATATAGTTGCGTATCATCGCGCGTCCTCCACATGTTTCGGTCTTCAAAGGTTTCTTAAGCTATCCCCTGAGTACTTCAACCGGGTTCGTCTCTGCCGCTTTCACGGTCTGGAATCCTACGGTAAACCAGGTAATCAGCATCATGACGACGCCGGCGAAGATGAACGTCCACGGATTCGGTTCGATGCGGTAGGCGAAGTCGCGCAGCCACACATCCGCCATGTAGTAGATCAACGGGACGCCGACAACCCACGCGATGAGGACGTACAGCGTGAATTCCCGGTACAGGAGAACTACGATCTGGCCGACCGTGGCCCCCAGGACTTTTCGAACGCCTATCTCCCTGATGCGGCGCTGGACCATGAAGGCGGACAGGCCCAGGAGCCCCAGGCAGGCGATCAGAATCGATACGGTCGACCCTGCCGTGAAAACGGTCCGGAGGATGTGATCGTCTTCATACATCCCTGCCACCTTGTCTTTCAGTAATGTGAACTCCGGTTCCGGAAGATCGGGATATACCCGGTTCCACTGCTCCCTCAGGATGTTGAGCGCGTTTGCCTCGTTACTGCTGTCGATCTTGACCACAATAGAACCGTATTGTTGAACGTATTGCGCCAAAGCGATCTTCATGGGCAGAATTTCCCCACGCAACGATTCCACGTTGAAATCCCGTACGACGCCAATCACCTCGCACTGCTGCCACACATTGTCGATCTTGCTTGGCCCCAAGAGTGTCGTTCCGACGGGATCTTCCAAACCCAGGGCGCGTACCGCCGTCTCGTTGATCAGGCACGCATCGGCGTCCGCAGACCGCTCTCGAGATAAAAAACGCCCTTCAACCAACTCAAGTCCCATTATGTCGGAAAAGCCAATATCTGCGCTGAAAATCTGAAAAAGCGTTTGCTGGTCCAACGGAACGTCTTCCAGAGTTAATCCGCCTACAGAATACGAGTTTTCAAACATCGTTGACGACCGTGCCATCGCCAGGATTTCGGGATATCTGAGCGCGTTATCTCTGAATACTTCATAGGCGCGCTCCGGCATATCGATGAGGACGACGCCGTCTTCCTCGAACCCCAGGTCTTCGCTCAGCATGTAGTCGAGCTGGTCCGAGATCGTCCACGTGCCGATGATCAGGACGACCGAGACGGTAAACTGAAACACGATGAGTATTCTTCGGAAGAGTGCGCCCGTGGCCCCGGATTCAGACGAACCTCGCAGCACGGCCGTCGGCTGAAAGGACGAAATGACGAAAGCGGGATAGGTACCCGCGAGTATCCCGACGAGCAGGACCACCCCCGCGAGCATCAGCATCGTATCCGTCGTTAACTCCAGGTTGATGTTCTGGTTGAGCAGATCGTTGACAGCGGGCAGCAGGGTCTGAAGCAGCACGATGGACAATCCAAGGGCGAACAAAGTCAACAACACGGATTCGCCTATGTATTGCAGCATGGCGTGAGCCCGCGTGCCGCCCAGCACCTTTCGCATACCCACTTCACTCGCGCGGCTGAGCGACCTGGCCGTTGTCAGATTGATGAAGTTGGCACAGGCGAGCACCAGTATGAAGGCCGCCAGAAGGAAGGCGACATAGACGGTGCGGATGTCCCCGGTACCGCCTCCTCGTGTCATATCGTAGGTGTACAGGTGTATATCACCGACAGGCCGCAGATAGGCATTCTGTTCCATGCCGAATGCCCGCAGTACATCTCCGAGGTGTCTTTCGATGAAACCGGGCAATTGCTGTTCCAGTTCCCGGGCGGAATATCCTTCACGCAAGAGGAGGTAGGTATAGATGTTGAAATCGCCACCATGATCACGCATGTTGGCGGGCTCGCCCCAACCCAATGACTCGAGCGTGACGTAGGAGATCAGGAAATCGAAGCGCAGATGGGAATTCTCCGGAAGGTCGCGCACGACGCCCGTTACAGTCAGAGGCAGCGTGTTTCCTTTCCCCAGGTCCAGGGTGATCGGAGAACCTGTGGGGTCCGTCTCGCCAAAGCATGTATTCGCCATGGATTCCGATAGGACGATCGTATGCGGCCTGGTCAGGGCCGTGGCGGGCGTGCCCCTGGCCAGAGGAAGCGTGAAGACGTCGAACAGGGTCGAATCGGCGAAGAATGACGCTTTGCCGCGTATCGACCTGTCTTCGAGTTGTACCGGCTGCTGTTCCAACAACGGCCGTAGCCTGGTCAAGTTTTCTATGGACGGGTATTCGGCAAGTAAAACGGGGCCCCAGGCCGATGGAGTCGTAGTGAATTTGCTCTCGCGGCCGTCAAAAAGCATATCGACTTCAATCCGATACATGCGGTCCTGCTTCAAATGGAAATCGTCATAACTGGTTTCGTACCGAATATAGAGCAGCATCAGGATGCATCCCGCCAGGCCAAGGGCGAGACCGATTACGTTGACCAGGGAATACCCTTTGTGCTTTAAAAGATTCCTTATGGCTGTCGTAATGTAGTTGCGTATCATGGCGCGTTCCTCCTCACCTCAGGTATATCTCGAATTCAGTTTCCTCAAAGCTGGATTCACTCCCCCCTCGGCCCTGTCACGTCCCTGCGGAGGAAGAGCCAGAACGCGGCCGCACCGGAGACGACGGTGTAGGCGAACATGACCAGGAGTGGATTAAGGTACATATCAACAAAGGAAGCGAAGAAACTGGCACCCTCTTCCACGGGCAGCACGAAGTCGAGCTGCAAGAACATCATGACGTTGGGTCCGAGCATGTAGTTGACGACGTGCTGACCGAACAAACTGGTAAGGGGACCGGCGGCTATGAGATCGCCAAAGAAATACAATAGTGAGATCGACACGCCGCTCGTCCCTGATGACGTCAACACCGTAAAGAACAGGGACACCGCGATGTACGGAAGCAGCGCGCAGATCATCTTGACGAAAATCACCGCCGAGGACGACCACGTTCCCGATTCCGCGGTAACCAGATCTTCGCCGGTCAGGAGCGCCATCGCCAGGCTGCCGACCACGACGGTCAGGACCACGAAGAGCAACCCGGCACCGGAGATGAACACTATCGACAGCGCCTTCGCGCCCAGGAACTGCCAGCGTCTCGGGCCCCTGGTCAACGCCGGCCGGAAGGTACCCAGGCTGTATTCCTTTCCGATTATTGCTGTGGCCAGAATGATGACCAGAATGGTTACGAAATCCTTGCCTGACTTCAGACCGGTGCCGAGACTGCCTGGAAGGATACAGGTATTCAAGAAAAGCTGTCTTTGTGCGGCAATCTGGTCCCGGATTTCGGGGCACCGCTCCCGGTGAGTTGCCACTTCCCAGTGGGCCTGTTCCCGGAACTCGTCCGGAACGTCTGCCAGAATGGACTCGACCTTGCCGTCGTCGATGTCGTCGCAGGAAACCTTAATAGCCGATTCTACCCCATCCGCGTCCGGCGGTAGCGAGATAACGACGTACTGATCGACAGGGGCAAAAAAGTACGTCTCGTTACTGTACGTCACGTAAATAGTCCATAAAGAGAGTTGGTTCATGATGACGATCACGGCCAGAAGTAGCCAGGGCAGCCATCGCCGCCGGATCTTGAACAACTCCCATCGTGTAAGGCGCAGTATCTGACGGATCATCCTGCCTCCCCGTCACCGCCACCGGTGACCTTGAAGTAGTACTGCTCCAGGGACATCTGCTCCGCCGACATTTCCGCGACGTAGACTTGCGAGCGGCCGAGCGCCTCGGTCAGTTCCGGCGATCGTTCCGCGGGGGCCGTGACCAGGATCGTCCCGTCCTCCACGATGATCTCCCCGACCCAGTCCAGAGCGGACAGTATCCGGATCGCTTTTTCGTTATCGGTGGTATGAACGCGAAGCTGGTCCCCGGCCAGCGAATGGACCAGATCATGGATTCCACCCTGGACGATGAGCCTGCCGCGCGAGAGGATGGCGACGCTGTCGCACACCTGCTCGACTTCGTGCAGCAGGTGGCTCGACAGCAGCACGGTACGGTCCCCGGTCCCGAGGGTTCGGATCAGGTCCCGGATCTCGGCCATGCCGTCCGGGTCCATGCCGTTGGTGGGTTCGTCCAGGAACAGGATTTCGGGATCGCCCAGGAGGACATAGGCCAGTCCCAGCCGCTGCTTCATGCCCAGGGAGTAGGTGCGGAAGCGGTCGTCCGCGCGATCGGCGAGGCCCACCCTTTCAAGCAATTCGTTCAATTCTCCGCGGTCGCTCTTCCCGGATATGCCCTGGAAGTAGGCGAGGTTGTCGCGGCCCGACAAGTAGGGATAGAAACAGGGCGTCTCGACGATGGCGCCGGTGCGGCGCAGGGCTTCCCGGTAGGAGATGCCCGCGTCCAACAGCCTGAAGCGTCCCGAGGTGGGCTTCACGAGTCCAAGCAGCATGCCCATCGTGGTCGTCTTGCCCGAACCGTTGGGACCAAGCAGTCCGAAGATCTGACCGCGCGGCACCGTCAGCGAGAGCCCGTCCACGGCTACGATGCGGCCGTAGTGTTTGGTGAGGGATTCGGTCCGTATGGCAAAGTTGTTGGAAGT encodes:
- a CDS encoding ABC transporter ATP-binding protein; protein product: MITTQHLKKLYTTEEVETSALNDVTMAVNEGEFVAIMGPSGCGKSTLLNILGLLDNPSSGEYHFVGEEVAGHSERQRANLRKNNIGFVFQSFNLIDELTVYENIELPLIYLGTSKQERKQRVDAAMEHMQILHRRNHFPQQLSGGQQQRVAVARAVIGNPKLILADEPTGNLDSANGAEVMELLSGLNEAGTTIIMVTHDQALADHAHRTIRLFDGRIVNGAAA
- a CDS encoding HlyD family efflux transporter periplasmic adaptor subunit, which encodes MLIAHGDKRNQDEEDIMDKSTQDGGKPKGLVEMFSSDSRREHEGTMDRRIEKKRFTPRRMALGGLAVLILAFGAYELSAIDSSALNVDAGKLTTAPVTYGPFLEYIVEQGAVMPLTTIYLDAVEGGRVEEVYVEQGTHVEEGTPILRLSNANLQLNVMQREAELFRESNALRQTRVTMEQRRLEMRAQLVEQDYNLRQAEREHARQAALMEADLASRKEYEEASDNLEYYTRKRAVTLETLRQDSLFQAVQIQQLEESISRLQLNLDMVKQNEENLTLRAPITGLLSSLAAEVGESKAGGERLGQIDVVGSFKVRTAIDEHYIARIGTGQPGSFDFAGGTYELVIRRVYPEVIEGQFEADMEFPGGMPDGLRRGQTLQVRVALGELADAMQVPRGGFYQKTGGRWIYVLDPTGEFAVRRQIRLGRQNSQYFEVLEGLEEGERVITSMYDNFGDMERLVMN
- a CDS encoding FtsX-like permease family protein gives rise to the protein MIRNYITTAVRNILKYKGYSVINVIGLAIGLAGCVLMLLYVQYEFSYDGYHEKKDRIYRLENHSEMSGIARKVAISPAPWGPALLNDYPGIEAMARVKLAMGRHTIQHGDKAFYGEAVVYADSTLFEIFTFPLVRGNPRTALAAPFTAVVSESFAKEHFGGTDPIGLSMNIPGFYSVTVTGVMSDVPLNSHVRFDYLTSYATWTSLGWGGPETFQRKGLNSEVRTFLLLREGYPVRDLEAQLPLFIEKYLGDRLRSSGIRVNPVLRPIEDIHLYCRDVQWSSGLVNSEGGDIRFIYIAVSVAAFILVIACINFINLTTARAARRAREVSMRKILGSRRIHVVFQFIGETVLLSLFALALAVALLHVLVPTFNELFGTGITMVLSLELALMLTGMVLLTGMLAGIYPAFVLSSFRPTDLLRGPMKTGTARLISRRVLVVFQFSIAIIMISGIGVISDQIVFMQNKDPGFDAEGVVVVALPRGEDAMQKYDVFKANALSYPDVLAVSQFAHLPESLPTGGVRPPDVPEDQLTHFQMIHGGYDLHKAMGFEVVQGRYFSRDRSTDANACVINETAVRALGWNDSVGKSLISPYSQELTVIGVIRDFHTRSFHHATEPIWIGPPDQRGQAAHIVIKLRAQNVAGALGILKDQWREIYPDQPEMEHLFLSNLMEDQYRGDRLLGTIFTAGTLVSILIACLGLLGLSAFMVQSRIKEVGVRKVLGASVGQVVILLYREFTLYVLIAWVVGVPLIYYMADVWLRDFAYRVEPNPWTFVLTGVVVMLITWFTVGFQTVKAAETNPVEVLRG
- a CDS encoding FtsX-like permease family protein; translated protein: MIRNYITTAIRNLLKHKGYSLVNVIGLALGLAGCILMLLYIRYETSYDDFHLKQDRMYRIEVDMLFDGRESKFTTTPSAWGPVLLAEYPSIENLTRLRPLLEQQPVQLEDRSIRGKASFFADSTLFDVFTLPLARGTPATALTRPHTIVLSESMANTCFGETDPTGSPITLDLGKGNTLPLTVTGVVRDLPENSHLRFDFLISYVTLESLGWGEPANMRDHGGDFNIYTYLLLREGYSARELEQQLPGFIERHLGDVLRAFGMEQNAYLRPVGDIHLYTYDMTRGGGTGDIRTVYVAFLLAAFILVLACANFINLTTARSLSRASEVGMRKVLGGTRAHAMLQYIGESVLLTLFALGLSIVLLQTLLPAVNDLLNQNINLELTTDTMLMLAGVVLLVGILAGTYPAFVISSFQPTAVLRGSSESGATGALFRRILIVFQFTVSVVLIIGTWTISDQLDYMLSEDLGFEEDGVVLIDMPERAYEVFRDNALRYPEILAMARSSTMFENSYSVGGLTLEDVPLDQQTLFQIFSADIGFSDIMGLELVEGRFLSRERSADADACLINETAVRALGLEDPVGTTLLGPSKIDNVWQQCEVIGVVRDFNVESLRGEILPMKIALAQYVQQYGSIVVKIDSSNEANALNILREQWNRVYPDLPEPEFTLLKDKVAGMYEDDHILRTVFTAGSTVSILIACLGLLGLSAFMVQRRIREIGVRKVLGATVGQIVVLLYREFTLYVLIAWVVGVPLIYYMADVWLRDFAYRIEPNPWTFIFAGVVMMLITWFTVGFQTVKAAETNPVEVLRG
- a CDS encoding ABC transporter permease subunit, with the translated sequence MIRQILRLTRWELFKIRRRWLPWLLLAVIVIMNQLSLWTIYVTYSNETYFFAPVDQYVVISLPPDADGVESAIKVSCDDIDDGKVESILADVPDEFREQAHWEVATHRERCPEIRDQIAAQRQLFLNTCILPGSLGTGLKSGKDFVTILVIILATAIIGKEYSLGTFRPALTRGPRRWQFLGAKALSIVFISGAGLLFVVLTVVVGSLAMALLTGEDLVTAESGTWSSSAVIFVKMICALLPYIAVSLFFTVLTSSGTSGVSISLLYFFGDLIAAGPLTSLFGQHVVNYMLGPNVMMFLQLDFVLPVEEGASFFASFVDMYLNPLLVMFAYTVVSGAAAFWLFLRRDVTGPRGE
- a CDS encoding ABC transporter ATP-binding protein, with the translated sequence MTSNNFAIRTESLTKHYGRIVAVDGLSLTVPRGQIFGLLGPNGSGKTTTMGMLLGLVKPTSGRFRLLDAGISYREALRRTGAIVETPCFYPYLSGRDNLAYFQGISGKSDRGELNELLERVGLADRADDRFRTYSLGMKQRLGLAYVLLGDPEILFLDEPTNGMDPDGMAEIRDLIRTLGTGDRTVLLSSHLLHEVEQVCDSVAILSRGRLIVQGGIHDLVHSLAGDQLRVHTTDNEKAIRILSALDWVGEIIVEDGTILVTAPAERSPELTEALGRSQVYVAEMSAEQMSLEQYYFKVTGGGDGEAG